The following are encoded together in the Citrobacter arsenatis genome:
- a CDS encoding GntR family transcriptional regulator, with the protein MEQAHTQLIAQLNERIAAADNTPLYMKFAQTVKNAVRSGILEHGNILPGERDLSQLTGVSRITVRKAMQALEEEGVVTRARGYGTQINNIFEYSLKEARGFSQQVVLRGKKPDTLWVNKRIVHCPEEVAQQLAVAVGSDVFLLKRIRYVDEDAVSIEESWVPAHLIHDVDAIGVSLYDYFRSQHIFPQRTRSRVSARMPDAEFQAHIQMDSKVPVLVIKQVALDQQQRPIEYSISYCRSDLYVFVCEE; encoded by the coding sequence ATGGAACAAGCGCATACCCAGCTTATCGCGCAACTGAATGAACGCATTGCAGCGGCAGATAACACGCCGCTGTATATGAAATTTGCGCAAACGGTGAAAAACGCTGTGCGCAGCGGGATTCTGGAGCATGGCAATATCCTGCCCGGTGAACGCGATCTCAGCCAGTTAACCGGCGTTTCGCGAATTACGGTACGCAAAGCGATGCAGGCTCTGGAAGAAGAAGGTGTCGTAACGCGTGCCCGCGGCTACGGGACGCAGATCAACAACATCTTCGAGTATTCGCTAAAAGAAGCGCGTGGTTTTTCGCAGCAGGTGGTTTTACGCGGTAAAAAACCGGATACGCTGTGGGTCAACAAGCGCATTGTGCATTGCCCGGAAGAAGTGGCCCAGCAGTTGGCTGTCGCCGTCGGAAGTGATGTCTTCCTGCTCAAGCGCATTCGCTACGTAGATGAAGATGCGGTTTCTATTGAAGAGTCATGGGTGCCTGCCCATCTTATCCATGACGTGGATGCCATCGGCGTTTCACTGTATGACTATTTTCGCAGCCAGCATATTTTTCCGCAGCGCACTCGCTCACGCGTCAGCGCCCGAATGCCTGACGCAGAATTCCAGGCGCATATCCAAATGGACAGCAAAGTGCCGGTACTGGTGATTAAGCAGGTAGCGCTTGACCAGCAGCAACGGCCCATTGAATACAGCATCAGCTATTGTCGAAGCGATTTATACGTTTTTGTGTGCGAGGAGTAG
- the thiD gene encoding bifunctional hydroxymethylpyrimidine kinase/phosphomethylpyrimidine kinase: MKRINALTIAGTDPSGGAGIQADLKTFSALGAYGCSVITALVAQNTRGVQSVYRIEPDFVAAQLDSVFNDVRIDTTKIGMLAETDIVEAVAERLQRHRVQNVVLDTVMLAKSGDPLLSPSAVETLRTHLLPQVSIITPNLPEAAALLGAPHAQTEQEMLEQGRALRALGCEAVLMKGGHLDDAQSPDWLFTHEGEQRFTAPRVMTKNTHGTGCTLSAALAALRPRHNNWADTVQEAKLWLSAALAQADTLEVGEGIGPVHHFHAWW; encoded by the coding sequence ATGAAACGGATTAACGCATTAACGATCGCCGGAACCGATCCAAGCGGCGGCGCGGGTATTCAGGCTGATTTAAAAACCTTCTCGGCGCTGGGCGCTTACGGCTGTTCGGTGATCACCGCGTTGGTGGCGCAAAATACGCGCGGGGTGCAGTCGGTGTATCGTATAGAACCTGATTTTGTCGCCGCACAGCTGGACTCGGTGTTTAATGATGTGCGTATTGATACGACCAAAATAGGTATGCTGGCGGAGACGGATATTGTTGAAGCGGTCGCCGAACGTTTACAACGTCATCGGGTGCAAAATGTGGTGCTGGATACGGTGATGCTGGCGAAAAGCGGCGATCCGTTGCTGTCGCCCTCAGCAGTAGAAACGCTGCGTACCCATTTGCTGCCGCAGGTTTCGATTATCACCCCGAACCTACCTGAAGCAGCGGCACTGCTCGGGGCTCCTCATGCGCAGACTGAACAGGAGATGTTAGAGCAGGGAAGGGCGCTGCGGGCGCTGGGCTGCGAGGCGGTGTTGATGAAGGGCGGCCATCTGGATGACGCGCAAAGCCCCGACTGGCTCTTTACGCATGAGGGAGAACAGCGTTTTACCGCACCAAGGGTGATGACCAAAAATACCCATGGCACCGGTTGTACGCTATCGGCGGCGTTGGCAGCCCTGCGTCCGCGCCATAACAACTGGGCCGATACCGTACAGGAAGCCAAACTATGGCTTTCAGCGGCGCTGGCGCAGGCCGACACGCTGGAAGTTGGTGAGGGAATTGGTCCTGTGCATCATTTCCACGCGTGGTGGTAA
- the thiM gene encoding hydroxyethylthiazole kinase — MQPDLHSRALAAHTLHQFRTLSPLTHCMTNEVVQSFTANTLLALGASPAMVIEPEEASQFAAIASALLVNVGTLTRERATAMHAAVEQAHLAKTPWTLDPVAVGALEFRRRFCLNLLALQPAAIRGNASEILALAGMNGVGRGVDTTDTPAAALPAAQALARQVGTIVVVTGEVDYVTDGQRTVCINGGDPLMTRVVGTGCALSAVVAASCALPGDRLDNVASACSWMKQAGQIATQQSTGPGSFVPSFLDALYNLNAQEQA; from the coding sequence ATGCAGCCTGACCTGCACAGCCGCGCACTCGCGGCTCACACCTTGCACCAATTTAGAACGCTTTCCCCGCTCACACACTGCATGACCAACGAAGTTGTGCAAAGCTTTACCGCCAATACGCTACTGGCGCTGGGCGCATCGCCTGCGATGGTAATTGAGCCTGAGGAAGCCAGCCAGTTTGCGGCTATCGCCAGCGCGTTGTTGGTTAACGTTGGTACGTTGACCAGGGAGCGGGCCACGGCGATGCATGCCGCAGTTGAACAAGCTCATCTTGCTAAAACCCCTTGGACGCTCGATCCCGTTGCCGTCGGCGCACTAGAGTTTCGCCGTCGCTTCTGCCTGAATTTGCTGGCGCTACAGCCTGCCGCTATTCGCGGCAATGCCTCGGAAATACTTGCTTTGGCGGGTATGAACGGCGTGGGGCGCGGTGTGGACACAACCGATACGCCAGCCGCTGCGCTTCCCGCAGCGCAGGCGTTGGCTCGCCAGGTTGGGACCATTGTCGTGGTTACCGGCGAAGTGGACTATGTGACCGATGGTCAGCGTACCGTCTGCATCAACGGCGGTGACCCGTTGATGACCCGCGTAGTGGGTACCGGATGCGCGCTATCGGCGGTCGTTGCGGCCAGCTGCGCACTGCCCGGCGACCGGCTTGATAACGTCGCCTCCGCCTGTAGCTGGATGAAACAGGCCGGGCAAATAGCCACTCAACAATCAACCGGACCGGGCAGTTTTGTCCCGTCATTTCTCGACGCCCTCTATAACCTGAACGCGCAGGAGCAAGCATGA